The following proteins are encoded in a genomic region of Rattus rattus isolate New Zealand chromosome 2, Rrattus_CSIRO_v1, whole genome shotgun sequence:
- the LOC116890896 gene encoding cytochrome c oxidase subunit 8B, mitochondrial has translation MPRLPHILRLLQAPVKYTVIPKARISSKPAKSPTSAMDQAVGMSVIIAGFMVPAGWVLSHLESYKRSSAA, from the exons ATGCCAAGGCTTCCCCATATCCTGCGGCTGCTCCAAGCGCCCGTGAAGTACACAGTGATTCCTAAAGCCCGTATCTCTTCCAAGCCAGCCAAATCTCCCACTTCCGCCATG GATCAGGCTGTGGGGATGTCAGTCATAATCGCTGGCTTCATGGTTCCAGCAGGATGGGTCTTATCCCACTTGGAGAGCTATAAGAGAAGCTCCGCAGCATGA